From the Sylvia atricapilla isolate bSylAtr1 chromosome 24, bSylAtr1.pri, whole genome shotgun sequence genome, the window gCCCTGGGTGCCATCAgctccctgtctgtccccacagctggcTCTGTACACTGAGAAGTTTGAGGAGTTCCAGAACACCCTTTCCAAAAGCAGTGAAGTGTTCACGACGTTCAAACAGGAGATGGAGAAGGTGGGTGAGGTTTTTGCCTCCGTGCTGCTCCCTAATTTCAGTTAATTCTGGGTCTAAACCCAAACTCTGGGGTGACACACGAGAACCTGTGGGGTGACACACGAGAACCTGTGGGGTGTCACTGCAATATTCCCCCtgaggtttatttattttggtgtgTCCTGAGCAAGGCCAGGAATTGCACTTTGATCCCTttgggtcctttccaactcaggacATTTTGTGACTcgatttttttgccttttctgtggTCCTGTAGATGACCAAGAAGATcaagaagctggagaaggagaccACCATGTACCGCTCCCGCTGGGAGAGCAGCAACAAGGCCCTGCTGGAGATGGCAGAGGAGGtgaggctctggagcagctggggaggggtgggatggggacaggacaggtcctgcagagggaaaaagaagctCCTTGGTGTTTTGGGTGCTGAAGGTTTGTTTGGTCATGGAGATTTTCCCCTCAGGCTTCCCTAGAATCAGTCATGGAgtgatttgggttgggagggactgTAAAGTTGATCCAGTTCCACGCCATGCCGTGGGCAGGGAGAAATTCCACTGtgccagggtgctccaagcctggctttgggcacttccagggatctgggcaccctgtgccagagcctccccaccctcactgAGAGGAATTTCATCCCAACATCCCACCTGACCCCTGCCTTCCCTCCATTTAAAAACCACCCCCCTGTCCTTTCACTTAGCCCCTCATACCCTTTTGGGGTttcatctctgctttgctgcctgtCTCCCTGCAGAAAACCCTTCGGGacaaggagctggaggggctgcaggtgaagATCCAGCGCCTGGAGAAGCTTTGCCGGGCGCTGCAGACGGAACGCAACGACCTCAACAAGAAAGTGCAGGACCTGTGCGCCCACACGGACCTGGGGGAGCCTCTGAGGGAGCCTCTGAAGGAGCCAGCACCCCGGGACAGCTCCGAGGCAGATTCCCTGAGCTCTGGAAAAGCCAGGAACAGCCCAGATCCTGTGGAAATGCCGGCAGAACTGAGCGGGACTGAGGAGGGCACTCGGGGCACTGACTGAGCTCCCCGgggcagggcacacacagctgggCTGAGGGAGGATGAGtcccctccctcttccctgtcccctgggacAAGGTGGGAAAAGGACAGGACACACAGCCCCTTCTGGGGCTTGTGAGATTTCCTAGCttaggtttttggaggatggtttttcttaagattttatacatatatatatatatatatgtacatgtacatgtacatgtgtatatatatataagataCATAAAAATGTGCAGGGCAACACTTTTATCGATGGATATCCCTGAGAAGCAGAAGGGCccacccagctccctgcctgctgtgtgAATATTGAAAAAATTTGGAGCCTCAGCTGCCCGTCCCTCTCACTGAAAGACCTTTGTCACTGGCAGGCTCAGGAGAGCAGATCCAgggatctgtgctccagcacagggacaaCGACTCCACCCTggagagaaagcagagctgggagaattCCAAGAGCATTCCCAGCACTGgcttctccctcttccctctgccaggCAAGGAGGGAGCCCCTGGACTCACGGAGGCAGCTCATGTGTGAGCTGAGGGCACAAGAGGCTGTTCTGTCCTCTCTGTGGGTTCTGTGTCTGCAATGGGaccaggagaagcaggaaaaggggcTGCCTGGTCCCACCCCCGGGAATTTTtttgctcttcccaggccctgCCAATGTCTCAAAACCGCCTTACGATTCACAGTTGCCTCTTTGCTGAACGCACACGTGCACAAAGTGTATTAAACAGTTAATCCAAAGGTCTAATTCCCAAGTGTTTGTGCACAGGGATTGGGGAGGTGCCCCCGAGCCCCTctggcccagccctggaggcatccagggagctgcaggaggatctgagctctgtgtgctcctgcagctgctgctccagccaggatCATCGGGatcagctctggggctgctcctccagcctggggctgcctgtgctATCCCAGCCacacttctttcctttccctctctgcttgGAAGAGCATCTCCCCCCAGCGCTGCCTCACCCCTGGGGCCTGGATGTGCTGGGAGGGAGTTTAGGGACCTGCTGGCGCCaggttttgggatttttcccttcGTTCCTcaagatttttgtcttttcgCTGTTCTTTTGGAAGAGTGGACTCGCTTCAAACCTCGCTGCAGCTTTGTCTTTGTGACAGACTTGATTCATTCCCGGCATTGCCTTCCTCGTGCTGGAAGCCGAAGCCAGGACGTTCCCCACCGTGGATGTATCCAGCGGATCAGTTTGGGATTCTCTTCtggcaccacagctgctctcacATCTTCCCTCCATGAAGGACCTGCCTCCGTGTCCCCTGTTCCTGCAGGGGGATTCCAGGGAATCCAGATCtaaggaaggcagcagggacGGGCTCTGAAGCTCCACAGAGCCGTGGCTGGACATCCACGGGGAcaatccctggagctgtggcttgGTGGCTGTGTGCCAGCCGCTCGCTGTCAGCGCGGTTCCTCCGGGAGGATCCATGAATGTAATCCCGCCCCGTTCCCGGCGGCCGGGCCGAGCGGGGGCTGCTGCCGGAATCTGGACTTGACTAAAAGGAAAAACCCTTTAGAAATTCACCAAACTCCCTTTTATTTGCGTCTTTACCCTGTCGTGGTACAGAAACCTCCGCGGGGGCTGTTTGTGTGTATCCTGTATCCAAGAGAAACACTCCCAAACCTCGCTGCTGCCTCTCGTTCTTTTACCGCGGCGACAGCGAAGATTTGGGGCTTTGGGTGGCCACATCCAACCTCTGTGGGACACAACTtccccctgtccagggctctgctcctgcttttccagcgGGAATGAGGCGGCGGAGGCTGCGAGgggcactggagctgggatgtccctgctcaggggGGACATcggggtgtccccagcccccggCCTGTGGCTCTTTCTCCccgggctgctgcagccaccaagAGCCACCAACCCTGAGGGTCCCTGGGGACATCAACCCCCTTTTCCCGGCTGCTCCTTTGTGCCTCCATCGGCTCCAAAATATCCAAGATGGGTTTAAAATCCTGCCGGGATTTACAGCAGCTGCCGCGCTCGGCCTGGAAGGGGGAGGACGGGACTTGTTTAATCCCGTCCCTGCGCCAGGGCTGGAGAGGCCCTTTCCCGGCTCTTTCCCGGCCCTTTCCCGGCTCCTTCCCGCAGGGACGGATCCCGCGATCGCGGCACTGCGGTGACAGCGGAGGGGACTCGGGGTAAAGCGGGGGAACGGGAGGCGGTGACAGGAACGACCCCGGGGCTCCTCTGCCGCCAAATCCCGCCGCATTCCCGATCCTGCGGGATGCTGAGCCCGGAGCAGGGATCCTGCGGGCAGCCGGGGTCCGGCCGAGCCTGGAGGAAGTTCCCTTTCCCTTTAAATGCAAATCCCAGGCTGTGCGGACGGTGTCCGGCGGGATCGGGGCGTCCATCGGCTCCCGGAGGCCGGAGCGGGCCCGGAGCAGGTCAGTCCCGGTCGTGGCGCTCCGGACAAAGGGGACGAAAGGGACAAAAGGGACAAAAGGGACAAAGGGGCTCTacagcccccagagctgccccgTCCCGGCGCCGCGCGGGGTCCGGGGCACGGGGGGGACAAAGGGGGTCCCCACGCGGTCCCTGTCCCGCTCTCGCCGGGCCGGTTCGGGGCCCAAATCCTCTTTTCCCTCGAGAGACGGGGCCCGGCCGGAGCTGCGGCTGCGGTTCAGGCCCCGGCCGAGCTCCTGCGGCGATGCTCCGGAGCCTCCCCGGGAACGGGGGACCGAGCTCCTGCTCCGGTCCTTCCGCCGCCACCGAGCTCCTGCTCCGGTCCTTCCGCCGCCACCGAGCCGTGCTGCGGTCCTTCCGCCGCCACCGAGCCGTGCTGCGGCTCCCCGTGGGTCACTGCTTAACCTCGGGGTCCCTGTGCCCCCCTTATCGCGGGCGTCCCggtgtccctggctgtcccctctttgtcccgctgtccccgcttGTCCCTAGGGTCCCggtgtccctggctgtcccctcttTGTCCCGGGGGTCCCCGAGCCCATCTGCTGTCCCCGCGTGTCCCggtgtccctggctgtcccccccgtgtccccccaaacccctctccgCTGTGCCCCGGGCAGCCGCGTCCTGTCCCCGATCGATGCCTCCCCTCCGCCCAGCGAAGGAGCCCCGAGCGCCGTGTCCGTCCCCCGCAGGGTGCCGCGGCCATGGAGGAGCGGAGGAAGAAGCGGAGCCCCAAAACCTGCCTGGCTCAGCCGCTGCCCGCCGGAGCCCCGCGGCCGCTGCCCCCGAGCAAGAGCACGTCCTTCGCTCTGCCGCTGCCCGCTCTGCCCTCGCCCCGGcagcggccgcggccccgccggtCAGTGCCGCGGCCACCGGGGAACCGGGGACGCTCAAACCGGGGCCATGCCGACGCCGTGTTCGTTCCCACCGCAGGACCAGCAAGGAGCGGGCGCGGGCGGGTCCCGGAGGGTCCCGGGGGGCTCCgctgcagcacagcttcctCACGGATGTGTCCGACGTGTGCGAGATGGAGGGCgggctgctcagcctgctcAGCGACTTCCACTCGGGAAAGCTGCAGGCGTTCGGTGAGGGgcggggatgggatgggaacgggggagagggagaggggacgggatgggatgggatgggatgggatgggatgggatgggatgggatgggatgggacggGACAGGAAAGttgtgggatgggatgggccaagggatgggatggggcaCGGTGTTATGGGACAAGATGGAATGGGGATGGGACAGAATCAGAGGGGATGGGATaaggatggaatgggatgggacaggaccagacaggatgggatgggacaggaatggggcaggctgggctgggctgggtaTAGGGAAGGAGCAGGCTGGAGAATTTAGGGGCTGGAGGATTTTGGACCCACGAGGAAGGATTTGGATTGGGAAAGTGTTGGATCCATAGGGaagggatgggctgggagatggatggttgatggatgg encodes:
- the CCDC28B gene encoding coiled-coil domain-containing protein 28B gives rise to the protein MEERRKKRSPKTCLAQPLPAGAPRPLPPSKSTSFALPLPALPSPRQRPRPRRTSKERARAGPGGSRGAPLQHSFLTDVSDVCEMEGGLLSLLSDFHSGKLQAFGKECSFEQLEHVREMQEKLARLHFGLDVCVEELPEEQKKAAADRNLDQLLAHLEELSSSIQKLHLAESSDPEDAAP